One genomic region from Sphingobacterium sp. UGAL515B_05 encodes:
- a CDS encoding YceI family protein, which yields MKRTSLTLAIICLTSMAFAQKASYKINTQTSTIKWNAKKVVGGHEGTINLQDGIIQIDKGKITSGNFTIDMNSLACTDAPKLTGHLKNEDFFNVPSYPTTKFVISKVDNSKGNPIITGNLTIKNKTKSISFPAKVTTTADGLSAEAKGVKVNRLDFDIQYRSASFFSDLGNKAIEDEFTLDIQIRATK from the coding sequence ATGAAAAGAACCAGTTTAACGTTAGCAATTATTTGCCTAACATCAATGGCTTTTGCTCAAAAAGCAAGCTATAAGATCAATACCCAGACCTCCACAATCAAATGGAATGCTAAAAAAGTGGTGGGAGGACATGAGGGAACTATAAATCTGCAGGATGGCATAATCCAGATTGATAAAGGAAAAATTACTTCCGGGAATTTTACTATAGATATGAATTCCTTGGCATGTACAGATGCCCCTAAATTGACCGGACATTTAAAAAATGAGGATTTCTTTAATGTGCCAAGTTATCCGACTACGAAGTTTGTCATCAGTAAAGTTGACAACAGTAAGGGAAATCCAATCATAACAGGCAATCTTACAATCAAAAATAAAACAAAATCGATCTCTTTTCCCGCAAAAGTTACAACAACTGCAGACGGGCTCTCTGCCGAGGCGAAAGGTGTTAAAGTGAATCGGTTGGATTTTGATATACAATATCGCTCAGCGAGTTTCTTCTCTGACCTAGGTAATAAGGCCATTGAGGATGAATTTACTTTAGATATCCAGATTAGGGCAACAAAATAG
- a CDS encoding DUF2975 domain-containing protein, which yields MNRTKIIGGVLFYITSFLGSLYLIMTIYSLICLLTSWNTVSYSDGMYLHINYPFTKTPLMSVDDNLSYKVFSFLLPLSCYALFFLLSAQIFKLFTRRKLFTKSHLLILKRYYWLNILLPTICTAIATIFVTIEGGIAILIAVHFILGIFVFFLAEIFRQGLHLQDEQDLYI from the coding sequence ATGAACCGAACAAAAATAATCGGCGGTGTCTTATTCTATATAACTTCATTTTTAGGGAGTTTATATTTAATCATGACGATTTATTCGTTGATATGCCTACTGACAAGCTGGAATACGGTTTCCTATAGCGATGGAATGTATCTTCATATCAACTATCCGTTTACCAAAACACCCTTAATGAGTGTGGATGATAACTTATCGTACAAAGTATTTTCATTCTTACTACCCCTGTCATGCTATGCTCTCTTTTTTTTGTTGTCTGCGCAAATATTTAAATTGTTTACCCGAAGAAAGCTTTTCACCAAATCCCACCTCCTTATACTCAAACGGTATTACTGGTTAAACATTTTGCTACCAACCATTTGTACGGCTATTGCTACAATATTTGTTACAATTGAAGGGGGAATTGCCATACTCATTGCTGTACATTTCATTTTGGGAATTTTTGTCTTTTTTCTCGCGGAAATCTTCCGACAAGGCCTCCACTTACAGGATGAACAAGATTTATATATTTAG
- a CDS encoding NAD(P)-dependent alcohol dehydrogenase: protein MIKSKGYAAKDSTSPLEYWEFERRELGANDVLIDILYSGICHSDIHQVHDEWGGTQYPIVPGHEIVGRISAVGSGVTKFKKGDLAGVGCMVASCGQCDNCKSDQQQFCSEKKTVWTYNSKDVMHDHSYTFGGYSNNIVADADFVLHVPESLDIKKVAPLLCAGITTYSPLKRWNISKGHKVGVLGLGGLGHMAVKIAVAMGAEVTMISHSPRKKEDAALLGAHKFLNTHEAEEIKEFSSYFDFIIDTVSAPHDYNLYLALLKTKGVYICVGIPAAPMQINGRSIMGGNKILTASSIGGIQETQDMLDFCAQHNILPETEMIDIDYVNEAYQRVLDSDVKYRFVIDMSTIEK, encoded by the coding sequence ATGATTAAATCGAAAGGTTATGCGGCAAAAGACAGTACTTCTCCACTTGAATACTGGGAATTTGAAAGACGGGAGCTTGGTGCAAACGATGTTTTAATAGATATCTTGTATAGTGGGATCTGTCATTCGGATATTCATCAAGTTCATGACGAATGGGGAGGTACACAGTACCCGATTGTTCCAGGTCATGAGATTGTTGGTCGAATCAGTGCCGTTGGTTCTGGAGTGACTAAGTTTAAAAAAGGTGACCTCGCCGGTGTGGGATGTATGGTGGCCTCTTGCGGCCAGTGTGATAACTGTAAATCAGACCAACAACAATTCTGTTCAGAAAAGAAGACCGTTTGGACTTATAATAGCAAAGATGTTATGCATGATCACAGCTATACCTTTGGTGGATACAGTAATAATATAGTAGCAGACGCAGATTTTGTGCTTCATGTACCCGAATCTTTGGATATTAAAAAGGTTGCGCCACTTCTCTGCGCTGGGATCACTACTTACTCGCCATTAAAAAGATGGAATATCAGTAAAGGTCATAAAGTTGGGGTTTTAGGCTTAGGCGGATTGGGGCATATGGCTGTCAAAATTGCGGTGGCAATGGGAGCAGAAGTTACCATGATCAGTCATTCCCCCCGAAAAAAGGAAGATGCCGCATTGCTTGGTGCGCACAAGTTCTTAAATACTCATGAAGCAGAAGAGATAAAAGAGTTTTCATCGTATTTTGATTTCATTATTGATACTGTATCTGCACCACATGACTACAATCTTTATTTAGCATTACTGAAAACAAAAGGTGTTTATATTTGTGTTGGCATTCCAGCCGCTCCCATGCAGATTAACGGACGCTCGATTATGGGCGGGAATAAGATCTTAACGGCTTCTAGTATTGGAGGGATACAGGAAACACAAGATATGCTTGATTTCTGTGCTCAACATAACATTTTACCCGAAACTGAAATGATCGACATTGATTATGTCAATGAGGCTTATCAACGGGTATTGGATAGTGATGTAAAATATCGGTTTGTAATCGATATGTCAACTATTGAGAAGTAA
- a CDS encoding ankyrin repeat domain-containing protein, whose product MMSITNSCRSALTENIYTENSSQEELIKLVAKNDLQGVKKALENNANVNSEDTNKRSILLIATNNGNIEMAKLLVEYGADVNLQADNMDSPFLYAGASGQVELVKLFLDHGARFDLFNRYNGTALIPACERGYVETVRLLANTKNFPLDHVNRLGWTALMEAIVLGDGSKKYQEIIQILKDAGAKLDIPDFNGTSPLQHAKQRGFKEIVKILTSGI is encoded by the coding sequence ATGATGAGCATAACAAATTCGTGCCGATCGGCATTAACAGAAAACATATATACTGAAAATTCGTCCCAGGAAGAGCTTATTAAATTGGTCGCCAAAAATGACCTACAGGGAGTGAAAAAGGCGCTCGAAAATAATGCCAACGTAAATAGTGAGGATACGAATAAACGTTCTATTCTACTTATCGCGACAAACAATGGAAATATTGAAATGGCCAAATTATTGGTAGAGTATGGTGCCGATGTCAACCTTCAGGCCGACAATATGGACAGCCCATTTTTATACGCAGGAGCAAGTGGGCAAGTTGAACTCGTCAAACTTTTCTTAGATCACGGCGCTCGCTTCGATTTATTTAATCGATATAACGGCACAGCTTTAATCCCGGCATGCGAACGTGGATATGTAGAAACGGTAAGATTATTGGCCAATACCAAAAATTTCCCTTTGGATCATGTCAATCGTTTAGGATGGACTGCTTTGATGGAAGCCATTGTACTCGGTGACGGAAGCAAAAAATATCAGGAAATTATTCAGATTCTAAAAGATGCTGGCGCAAAATTGGATATTCCTGATTTCAATGGCACAAGCCCTTTGCAACACGCAAAACAAAGAGGCTTCAAAGAAATTGTTAAGATACTAACATCAGGAATATAA
- a CDS encoding NUDIX domain-containing protein: MQHKIIDKVALISIKDKKILSTRSKTKTKFYFPGGKRENNESDITCLKREILEELSVHIVEESMRLLGIFEAIADGRNQDTLVRMTCYFSDFEGVLHPANEIETFEWLTYKDKHRTSAVDQIIFSRLKEMNLID, from the coding sequence ATGCAGCATAAAATAATAGACAAAGTTGCTTTAATTAGCATTAAAGATAAGAAAATTTTGAGCACGCGTTCCAAAACTAAAACAAAATTTTACTTTCCCGGTGGTAAACGAGAGAATAATGAATCCGATATTACCTGTTTAAAAAGAGAAATACTGGAGGAGCTTTCTGTACATATCGTCGAAGAATCAATGCGCCTTTTGGGTATCTTTGAAGCAATCGCCGATGGACGAAATCAAGATACGCTCGTAAGAATGACCTGCTACTTTTCTGATTTCGAAGGAGTATTGCATCCGGCAAATGAAATCGAGACATTTGAATGGTTAACCTATAAAGACAAACATAGGACTTCTGCCGTAGATCAGATTATCTTTAGCCGGTTAAAGGAAATGAATCTTATCGATTGA
- a CDS encoding M14 family zinc carboxypeptidase, protein MKKLLILFFFLVVDRSYAQVLTPYERGNGNQSTTFDEMREYYRELAQKYASITYETKGVDDNNKPIDVVIFNPTGSTLEESRKEKCILFVNNGIHPGEPDGIDATMMLMRDLASEKIKPVKNVIVVALASYNVSGMMNRGSFSRANQNGPEEYGFRGNARNYDLNRDFIKTDTKNSRSFQQIFQWIKPDVFIDNHVSNGADYQYTFTYISTNKERLGTILGNYFNNQMQKTLLKDLQGKGFISVPYVNIHGDIPDGGFPTFMDSPRYATGYTSLFNVIGTVVETHMLKSYKQRVKATYDYMLCNIDYMEQNYNVIKQKRAENLNQYKIGDKYAIAWKLDSSKYELMDFKGFQAKYKPSDISSKDRLWYDREAKFSKQVKLYNSYIPIKEITVPKYYVIPQSEWRIIDLLKLNQIKMIPLKEDSVIMVEQYRINDFKTTSSPYEGHYLHFDTDLIRETSKVKFNVGDLLVPMNQDGVKFLLETLEPEAIDSYFNWNFFDAILGQKEYYSAYVFEDTAAKLLEEDRELRTAFEREKTSNPKFAENGRAQLDWIYKHSPYYERSHLLYPIFRIN, encoded by the coding sequence ATGAAAAAGCTCCTAATTTTATTTTTCTTTTTGGTTGTTGATAGAAGCTATGCTCAGGTGCTCACACCTTATGAACGTGGCAATGGGAATCAGTCTACAACTTTTGATGAAATGCGTGAATATTATCGGGAATTGGCACAGAAGTATGCATCAATTACCTATGAAACAAAAGGAGTCGACGATAATAATAAGCCGATTGATGTTGTTATATTTAATCCCACAGGAAGTACATTGGAAGAGTCTAGGAAAGAGAAGTGTATTCTATTCGTTAATAATGGTATTCATCCTGGAGAACCAGATGGCATTGATGCGACTATGATGCTCATGCGAGATTTGGCGTCGGAAAAAATTAAACCAGTTAAGAATGTAATTGTTGTAGCGCTTGCAAGTTACAATGTCAGTGGAATGATGAATCGAGGTAGCTTTTCAAGAGCCAATCAAAATGGCCCTGAAGAGTATGGTTTTCGAGGAAATGCTAGAAATTATGATTTAAATAGAGATTTTATAAAAACAGATACAAAAAATTCGCGAAGCTTTCAGCAGATTTTCCAATGGATCAAACCAGATGTTTTTATCGATAATCATGTGAGCAATGGGGCAGATTATCAATACACATTCACGTATATTTCGACAAATAAAGAACGTCTTGGAACTATTTTAGGAAACTATTTTAACAACCAAATGCAAAAGACTTTGCTAAAAGATCTTCAGGGAAAAGGATTCATTTCTGTCCCATATGTTAATATACATGGCGATATACCAGATGGTGGTTTTCCAACCTTTATGGATTCGCCGAGATACGCTACAGGATATACCAGTCTATTTAATGTAATAGGAACGGTTGTGGAAACACATATGTTAAAGTCTTATAAACAACGTGTCAAAGCGACCTATGATTATATGCTGTGTAACATTGATTATATGGAACAAAATTACAATGTGATAAAGCAGAAGAGAGCTGAAAACCTAAATCAATATAAAATAGGGGACAAATATGCTATTGCATGGAAGCTGGATTCCTCAAAATATGAATTAATGGATTTCAAAGGTTTCCAAGCTAAATACAAACCCAGTGACATCTCTTCGAAAGATAGGTTATGGTACGATAGAGAGGCTAAGTTTTCAAAGCAAGTTAAACTATATAATTCCTATATCCCAATCAAAGAAATTACAGTTCCCAAGTATTATGTGATCCCACAATCCGAATGGAGAATTATTGATCTGTTAAAACTCAATCAAATTAAGATGATCCCTTTAAAGGAGGACTCGGTCATTATGGTGGAGCAATATCGAATTAATGACTTCAAGACAACTTCAAGTCCCTATGAAGGACATTATTTGCATTTTGATACCGATCTTATTCGGGAAACTAGTAAAGTAAAGTTTAATGTAGGAGATCTTTTGGTACCAATGAATCAAGACGGAGTGAAATTTCTATTGGAAACCTTGGAACCCGAAGCAATCGACTCTTATTTCAATTGGAATTTCTTTGATGCAATTTTAGGACAGAAAGAATATTATTCAGCTTATGTTTTTGAGGATACGGCAGCTAAGCTTCTAGAAGAGGATAGAGAATTAAGAACTGCATTTGAAAGGGAAAAGACGAGCAATCCTAAGTTCGCCGAGAATGGCAGAGCACAATTGGACTGGATTTATAAACACTCACCTTATTATGAAAGATCTCACCTTCTTTATCCTATTTTTCGAATCAATTGA
- a CDS encoding aldo/keto reductase produces the protein MKKIELQHTDLQIAPINFGGNVFGWTLDEQQSFDILDKFVGAGFNFIDTADTYSWWVNGIGGQSEEIIGKWLKSRGNRQDIVVATKVGSETKEHGYDISRKHILKSADESLRRLGIDHIDLYYTHFDDKITPVEETLSAYDELIKAGKVRYIAASNLSAARLIESFNVAEKNGLPKYVALQPHYNLVERGGFETDYASLVQKYGLSVFPYWSLAAGFLTGKYRTEVDFDKTARGGGIKKYFDDKGKAVLKALDSVAEKHETKQATVALAWLLAKPLITAPIVSATSENQLKTLFAAPSLQLDTEDIELLDEVSK, from the coding sequence ATGAAAAAGATAGAATTACAACACACAGATTTGCAGATAGCACCGATCAATTTTGGTGGAAATGTATTTGGATGGACATTGGACGAACAGCAGTCGTTTGATATTTTAGATAAATTTGTAGGCGCAGGATTTAATTTTATAGATACCGCAGATACTTATTCATGGTGGGTAAATGGTATTGGAGGGCAATCTGAAGAAATTATTGGCAAGTGGCTAAAAAGCCGGGGTAATCGTCAAGATATTGTGGTTGCAACGAAAGTTGGTTCGGAAACCAAGGAACACGGCTATGATATTTCAAGAAAACACATTTTGAAATCTGCTGATGAGTCATTGAGACGGTTGGGAATAGACCATATTGATTTATACTATACTCATTTTGATGATAAAATAACACCTGTTGAAGAGACACTATCGGCTTATGATGAGTTGATTAAAGCAGGTAAGGTTCGGTATATTGCAGCCTCTAATTTGTCTGCAGCACGATTAATTGAAAGTTTTAATGTTGCGGAGAAAAATGGTTTACCTAAATATGTTGCACTGCAACCACATTATAATCTTGTTGAGCGTGGTGGTTTTGAAACTGACTATGCTTCATTGGTTCAAAAGTATGGTTTGAGTGTATTTCCATATTGGTCCCTTGCAGCAGGATTCTTGACCGGTAAATACCGTACTGAGGTTGATTTTGATAAAACAGCAAGGGGAGGCGGTATCAAGAAGTATTTTGACGACAAAGGAAAAGCCGTTTTAAAGGCGTTAGATTCTGTCGCCGAAAAACACGAAACAAAACAAGCGACGGTTGCGCTAGCTTGGTTATTAGCCAAACCCTTAATTACGGCTCCGATTGTAAGTGCTACTAGTGAAAATCAGTTGAAAACCTTATTTGCGGCTCCGTCTCTGCAACTAGATACGGAAGATATCGAATTGCTGGACGAAGTGAGTAAATGA
- a CDS encoding helix-turn-helix transcriptional regulator, which translates to MAIVVNIDVMLAKRKMQSKELAELIGITQGNLSVLKTGKAKGIRFETLQAICNVLECQPGDILEFVPD; encoded by the coding sequence ATGGCTATTGTTGTAAATATAGACGTGATGTTGGCTAAAAGAAAAATGCAAAGTAAGGAACTTGCAGAATTAATCGGCATTACACAGGGTAATCTTTCGGTATTAAAAACCGGAAAGGCAAAAGGTATACGTTTTGAAACGCTACAAGCTATATGTAATGTATTGGAATGCCAACCAGGTGATATATTGGAATTCGTACCCGATTAG
- a CDS encoding GNAT family N-acetyltransferase, producing MQRIKYKFDCASIIEYNTISIGLLKIEKKRDSIELIQIQIAPLYQGQGIGKKIIKEIIDGAVSEGKSVTLDVLKSNKAQKLYLNIGFNIIRENKYSYRMKYQKIVN from the coding sequence ATGCAGAGAATTAAATACAAATTCGATTGCGCTTCCATCATTGAATATAATACAATATCAATTGGACTCTTAAAAATAGAGAAAAAACGGGATAGTATCGAGTTGATTCAAATTCAGATCGCCCCTTTATATCAAGGCCAAGGAATAGGAAAAAAAATCATTAAAGAGATTATAGATGGAGCAGTTTCCGAAGGGAAATCGGTTACACTAGATGTTCTCAAATCCAATAAAGCACAAAAATTATATTTAAATATCGGGTTCAACATCATAAGAGAAAATAAATACTCCTATAGAATGAAATATCAAAAAATAGTTAATTAA
- a CDS encoding DUF3667 domain-containing protein, with translation MVNCKNCGTNITSKFCPDCGQPAALKRIDAHYITHEIEHVLHFERGIFYTIKELITAPGQNVKNYISDNRSRLVKPIIFIIVTSLLYSLVAHFFHTEEKYIKSVDARTIENQFVITSKIFQWLQNHYGYANIIMGLFIAFWAKLFFRKYNYNFFEILILLCFIMGMSMLMYGFFAIIEGMTHTNLLMYATALNFLYCTWGMGQFFDKNIKINYFKAFSAYTLGFITYFIVIMTIGFTIDLCLK, from the coding sequence ATGGTTAACTGTAAAAACTGCGGGACAAACATTACTTCAAAATTTTGTCCTGACTGTGGCCAGCCAGCAGCTCTTAAAAGAATAGATGCACACTACATAACACACGAAATAGAGCACGTTCTCCACTTTGAAAGAGGTATCTTTTATACAATTAAAGAATTAATCACAGCCCCGGGACAAAATGTAAAAAACTACATTTCTGATAATCGAAGTCGTCTGGTGAAACCGATCATTTTTATCATCGTGACCTCATTGTTGTACTCATTGGTCGCTCATTTTTTCCATACAGAAGAGAAATATATCAAGTCCGTCGACGCACGTACAATCGAAAATCAATTCGTTATAACATCCAAAATTTTCCAGTGGTTGCAAAATCATTATGGTTATGCCAATATTATCATGGGATTATTTATCGCTTTTTGGGCTAAACTATTTTTCAGAAAATACAATTACAATTTCTTCGAAATTCTCATTTTATTGTGTTTCATCATGGGAATGAGTATGTTAATGTATGGATTTTTTGCAATAATTGAGGGTATGACTCATACAAATTTACTCATGTATGCAACTGCATTAAATTTTTTATATTGCACTTGGGGCATGGGCCAATTTTTTGACAAGAATATAAAAATCAATTACTTCAAAGCATTTTCGGCCTACACACTAGGATTTATAACGTATTTTATTGTAATAATGACGATCGGTTTTACCATTGATTTATGCTTAAAATAA
- a CDS encoding DUF5694 domain-containing protein: MTYTPDAHKVKFDENDNKNKNDAYQIAKLLAAFKPTIICVEIIPAKNEELNTDYHAFVEDKEYKAKFGGEIALIAYEVGKLSGVKKIYGIDEQQTAAYNYNISSELDNPMDSTTAKNYMKKVIAEFANIDKLSVLDKLKIFNDRETLQKFININADILTYSSTKGHFEGADEASKFYRRNLRMFSNINQIPVTKDDRILIISGATHAAFLGEFLERSPKYKLINIDNYLK; encoded by the coding sequence ATGACTTATACACCAGATGCTCATAAAGTGAAGTTTGATGAAAATGATAATAAGAATAAAAATGATGCCTATCAAATAGCAAAACTATTGGCAGCGTTTAAACCTACAATCATTTGTGTCGAAATAATTCCTGCAAAAAATGAAGAATTAAACACCGACTATCACGCTTTTGTTGAGGATAAAGAATATAAAGCCAAATTTGGTGGCGAAATCGCTTTAATTGCATATGAGGTAGGTAAATTGTCAGGAGTAAAAAAGATTTACGGTATTGACGAACAGCAAACAGCTGCCTATAATTACAACATTAGCAGCGAATTAGACAATCCTATGGACAGTACTACAGCTAAAAACTATATGAAAAAAGTCATTGCAGAGTTTGCTAATATTGATAAACTATCGGTGTTAGATAAACTAAAGATATTTAATGACCGAGAGACCTTACAGAAGTTCATCAATATAAACGCTGATATATTAACCTATAGTAGTACCAAAGGTCATTTTGAAGGGGCCGATGAAGCAAGTAAATTCTATAGGAGAAACTTACGGATGTTTTCTAACATAAATCAAATCCCGGTCACAAAGGATGATCGAATCCTCATCATTTCTGGAGCTACACATGCTGCCTTTCTAGGAGAGTTTTTGGAAAGGAGTCCCAAATATAAACTTATCAACATTGATAATTACCTTAAATAG
- a CDS encoding amidohydrolase, with product MEAKTYILKNVLLEIGFEYDGKEVISTRTALFCIEVEDGKIKGIKPNDPKANAIDAKGHLMLPAFKDMHAHLDKMLFGLPWEAVSPRRHTVKDMIAYEQKMIPTWLNTSVERTGKMLNFLQGYGTDFIRSHFNVDPTSGLKSLTNLESALALKKDTVEAELVAFPQHGLYYTDTLPILKDVAKLDAVSFIGGVDPYSLDGSIERTMEQITNLALENDKGVDIHLHEMGESGMRTIEFLIDRTLENPQLKGRAFVSHAFALSRLDKAETEKISARLAEAGVGIVSSVPFGTMIMPIPTLRKYGVEVLVGNDNIQDHWNTFGSGNMLQKANLIAQLYGYGTEFGLSRTLAFATRYRLPLDNNGNQEWPKAGDEASMVFVDASCSAEAVSRISTVSSLVHKGNIVF from the coding sequence ATGGAAGCTAAAACATATATTTTAAAAAACGTACTGCTTGAGATAGGATTTGAGTACGATGGAAAAGAAGTGATAAGCACACGTACTGCTTTATTCTGTATAGAAGTTGAAGACGGTAAGATAAAAGGAATTAAACCTAATGACCCTAAAGCAAATGCTATTGATGCAAAAGGACATTTAATGTTGCCGGCTTTTAAGGATATGCATGCCCATTTGGATAAAATGTTATTTGGTTTGCCCTGGGAAGCTGTTTCTCCAAGGCGGCATACTGTAAAGGACATGATCGCTTATGAGCAAAAAATGATTCCAACCTGGCTAAATACTTCTGTGGAGAGAACTGGTAAAATGTTGAATTTTTTGCAGGGATATGGAACAGATTTTATTCGCTCACATTTCAATGTTGATCCAACATCAGGACTAAAATCCCTAACAAATTTAGAAAGTGCGCTGGCATTAAAAAAGGATACCGTCGAAGCAGAGCTGGTAGCCTTTCCACAGCATGGCCTTTATTATACGGATACTTTACCGATTTTAAAAGATGTTGCAAAATTGGATGCTGTTAGTTTTATTGGTGGGGTAGATCCATATTCTTTAGATGGAAGTATTGAAAGAACCATGGAGCAAATTACGAATTTAGCTCTCGAAAACGATAAAGGTGTTGATATACATCTCCATGAAATGGGGGAAAGTGGTATGAGGACAATCGAGTTCTTGATCGATCGAACACTAGAAAACCCCCAATTAAAAGGGAGGGCGTTTGTCAGCCACGCTTTTGCACTGAGTCGACTTGACAAAGCCGAAACTGAAAAAATTTCAGCGCGCCTAGCTGAAGCGGGTGTGGGAATCGTTTCGTCGGTGCCATTTGGCACGATGATTATGCCTATTCCAACACTTCGGAAATATGGTGTGGAGGTTTTGGTCGGGAACGACAACATCCAAGATCACTGGAATACTTTTGGATCTGGAAACATGCTTCAAAAAGCAAATCTTATTGCCCAGCTGTATGGTTATGGAACGGAATTTGGCTTATCAAGAACATTAGCTTTTGCAACACGTTATAGATTGCCTTTGGATAATAATGGGAATCAGGAATGGCCAAAAGCAGGTGATGAAGCAAGCATGGTTTTTGTTGATGCTAGTTGTTCTGCTGAAGCAGTCTCGCGAATTTCAACAGTAAGCTCTTTGGTACATAAAGGAAATATTGTATTTTAA
- a CDS encoding metallophosphoesterase, whose protein sequence is MAKRLLLIVFLFVLGDIYFFQAFSTVIRGSIWQNMYWGIDILLFFGVFTLIFLRRAGYDVQETATSLITAFLIVFIPKLLAVPFLFVEDLMRIFRSFPPRSIFLSEIVLFLAGAMLLVIFFGLTKGRYFYKVREEVLSFPDLPTAFDGFKITQLSDIHSGSLSDIKRVRKGIELANAQNSDLVLFTGDLVNNKASEMEPWVSDFNRLEAPSGKFSVLGNHDYGDYVQWESVESKALNLNRLKQIHHEMGFKLLLNESIAIEKQGERISLIGVENWGKGGFHQYGDLAKATLGLDADTFKILMSHDPSHWDHVTLDYNQHVHLTLAGHTHGMQFGIELFGLKWSPIQYFYKQWAGLYQKQGKYLYVNRGFGFHGLKGRIGVWPEITVITLRKSVV, encoded by the coding sequence ATGGCAAAGAGACTTTTACTGATAGTATTCTTATTTGTTTTGGGGGATATCTATTTTTTTCAGGCGTTCAGTACGGTTATTCGTGGTTCGATTTGGCAGAACATGTATTGGGGGATTGATATCCTGTTGTTTTTTGGTGTTTTTACGTTAATTTTTTTGCGGAGAGCGGGTTATGATGTCCAGGAGACAGCGACAAGTCTGATCACGGCATTTTTAATTGTTTTTATACCAAAATTGCTTGCTGTTCCCTTTTTATTTGTTGAAGATCTGATGCGTATTTTTCGTTCCTTTCCCCCACGTAGTATATTTTTGAGTGAGATTGTATTGTTTTTGGCGGGGGCCATGCTATTGGTTATTTTTTTCGGATTAACGAAAGGTCGTTATTTTTATAAAGTGCGGGAGGAAGTATTGAGTTTTCCTGATCTACCTACGGCGTTCGACGGTTTTAAAATTACACAGCTATCGGATATTCATTCTGGTAGTTTATCTGATATCAAAAGGGTACGTAAAGGTATCGAATTGGCCAATGCACAAAACAGTGATCTGGTATTGTTTACGGGCGATCTAGTCAATAATAAAGCTTCCGAAATGGAACCTTGGGTTTCGGACTTCAACCGATTAGAAGCTCCTTCGGGCAAGTTTTCAGTCCTTGGAAATCACGATTATGGGGACTATGTGCAATGGGAAAGTGTTGAATCAAAAGCCTTAAATTTGAATAGGCTTAAGCAAATTCATCATGAAATGGGATTTAAATTGCTGCTAAATGAATCGATAGCGATAGAAAAGCAAGGTGAGCGTATTTCGTTAATTGGAGTTGAAAATTGGGGGAAAGGAGGGTTTCATCAATATGGTGATCTTGCTAAAGCAACCCTTGGATTGGACGCGGATACCTTCAAAATTTTGATGTCTCATGATCCTTCACATTGGGATCATGTTACTTTGGACTATAACCAACATGTTCATCTGACCCTGGCAGGACATACGCATGGTATGCAGTTTGGGATAGAACTATTTGGGTTAAAATGGAGTCCAATTCAATATTTTTATAAACAGTGGGCTGGACTCTATCAAAAACAAGGAAAATATCTTTATGTCAACCGTGGTTTTGGTTTTCACGGTCTAAAAGGTCGGATAGGCGTTTGGCCTGAAATTACGGTTATTACATTACGGAAAAGCGTTGTCTGA